The sequence below is a genomic window from Chryseobacterium foetidum.
AATTATTATTACTTAATTCTGTAAAACCTGGGAAGACACATAAAGCTTTTTGTGAGTTACAATTTGATATTGTTTGTACAACAAACTTTGAGTTCTTACTTGAACAAGGCTACGGATTAATTCCAAAATATTGCAGGCCAATTATTGACGAAGACCAACTTTCAATATCGAATTTAAGTGATGGAATTACAATTCTTAAACTTCATGGCGACTTACATCATCCGACAAAATTAGTTGTCACCGAAGAAGATTATGATAGTTTTTTATCTAAAAATCGTATGTTAGCAACTTATCTTGCTAATTTACTTATCACAAGAACACCTTTATTTATTGGCTATAGCTTAGATGATATTGATTTTAGACAAATTTGGCAAGTAATAAAGGATCGTTTAGGGAATCTTAGACGACAAGCTTATGTTTTGAAAATAGATTGTTCTCCTCACGAAAAAGCTAGGTTTGAACGAAGAGGCGTTAAAGTGATAAATATTAAAGGAAATCCATCTGACTATCCGAAAATTTTAGAAGATGTTTTCCTTGAGTTAAAAGACTATTGGAACGAGGAAGTTTTGAAATTGCCTACAGTAAGCGAAGAAGCCACGCTTGCAGAGTTAGCTCTTCCAGATGACACTAATAATAGGCTTTGCTTTTTCTCTATTCCAATAAAACTATTGCCCTTTTATAAGAAATATATTTTCCCAATTGCAGCTGCAAAAGGATTAGTTCCAATTAGTGCAGACGATGTTATTTCTATCGGGGATAATTGGATAGCAAAGGTTTCAGCACTAATAAATAAAGCAGAGTTTATTGTACTTGATCTAGCAACTCAAAATACAATGTTTGAACTTGGACTTGTATTAAGTCAAAGCAAGCATACAAATAGACTTTTATTAATTCGCTCTGAGAATTCTCCCATTCCAGCAGATATACAAAACCTACTTTACTTATCCAGACCTGAAAACCCATATGAGGCTATTGATGAGCTAAGTGAAAGAATTGAACATTGGTTTAGAGATGTAGTCGCACCATTAAAAACGACATATGATGAAGAACCAAATAGGCTATTAAAGAAGAAAGAATATCGAGCTGCTGTTATTTCTGCAATGACTTTGTTAGAAGTTTATATGAGACAACGAGTCGAATTAATTAAAAATATCCCTTCAAAAACATCAGCACCATATGCAATTTATATTGCAGCTAAAGAATTTAATATCATAACACAAGAGGAATTTATTAAAATCAAAATGTGGTCTGAGACAAGGAATAGACTCGTACATACAAAAGCAATTGTAAACGCAAATGACGCAAAGAGAATAGTAACTGGTGTATATGAACTTATTGAACAACAATAAAACAACACACAATTAACGTTGATTTGGTAATGTAGATAGCAAATATAGCTTTATGAAGGTTATAAAAATCATGCTTTGAGTATTGATGTGATGAATAAGGATGGATTTTTAGATTGATCAGGGAGTTTATGAATTGATAAAAAAAGTGGAAATTATTTTAAAAAAGGGTAAAGAATCATTTCTTAAGTCTTCTCAACTTGAATAAATTGATATATTTTTATAAATTCTAAGCAAAATTTCGCATAATGAATATTTGCTTGGTATTCAATAAATTAAAATGACTCAAAAAAGTATAAAACAACTCGAAATAGAACTGTGGGAAGCTGCGGACGAATTAAGAGCCAACTCAAAACTGACTGCTGCGGAATACAAAGATCCTTTATTGGGATTAATTTTACTCCGTTTTGCTGAAAATAAATATGAAGAAGCCAAAGAACATTTGGCGGAAAGTTTACCCATCAACCCCCGAACTCAACAAAGACGTGAAGCTACCAAAGATGACTTTGCGCAAGCTGGTGCAATGCAATTGCCCGAAAAAGCACAATACAGTTATTTGGCTAGTCTGCCTGAAAGCGAAGATTTAGCTGAGGCCATCAACACGGCGATGAAACTGATTGAAACTGAGTATGAAGATTTAGCGGGTATTTTACCTAAAAATTATCAGGAACTCACGCCCGAAGATGATTCTGATAATAACCTCTTAGCAAATTTGATTCGTATTTTCAACAGCGATTCGGTGCGCAATGCAAGAGGTGATGTGTTCGGTAGAGTGTACGAATATTTTCTGATGAAACTCTCGATGATGGGAGCTGGTGCGCAGGAAGGTGGCGAATTTTTTACACCGCCGTCTTTGGTACAACTAATTGTGAATTTTATTCAGCCAGATCACGGGATTATTCACGATCCTGCTTGTGGATCGGGCGGAATGTTCGTACAAACCGCACATTTTATTAAAGACACCCAAAACAAAAGTGTGAACCAAGCCGTAACGGTTTATGGTACCGAATACAAAAGCAACAACACGCGTTTGGCGAAAATGAACTTAGCTATTCACGGAATTGAAGGAAAGATTGCTAATAACAATTCCTTTTATTCCGATCCGCACGAGTTGATTGGGAAATGTGATTTCCTGATGGCGAATCCGCCGTTTAATGTAGATAAAGTAGATGCTAAAAATAAATTTTTGGCAGAAGATAAACGTTTGCCTTTTGGTGCGCCGCTGACCGGAAAAGGAACGATTGGAAATGCCAATTATCTCTGGATTCAGTATTTTATGTCTTACCTCAACCCGACGGGTCGCGCAGGATTTGTAATGGCTTCTTCTGCGACTGATGCAGGAAATGCAGAGAAAAGAATTCGCGAAGAACTGATAAAAACCGGCAATGTAGATTGTATTGTTTCGGTGAGCAATAATTTTTTCTATACCAGAAGTCTGCCTTGTCATCTTTGGTTTTTTGATAAAGGAAAACCGAAAGCGAACAAAGATAAAATCCTGATGATCGATGCCAGAAATGTGTATAGAAAAGTAAGCACCACCATCAATGATTTTTCTGAGGAACAGTTGGAAGGCTTAACTGCAATAATGGCGCTTTACCGTGGCGAAAAACCTAAAGTTGCTAAAGACAATGCTTGGTTTAATGAATATTTCCCTGATGGAACGTATCGTGATGTAGAAGGTTTGTGTAAAGTGGTAGACTTGGAAGAAGTGGCAGAACAAGATTACAGCCTTACACCGGGACGATATGTTGGGGTAAATATCGACATTGATATGGATTTTGATTATAAAACCCGAATGCAGGAATTGCACAGCGAATTAGCTGAGCTGAATACTGAAGCCAACCAATTGATGAATCAAATTCAAACTTTTAAGTTATGATGGAAGGTTGGAAAGAGGTAAAACTTGGAGAAATTTGTAATGTAATTAATGGGTTTGCTTTTAAGTCTAAAGATTTTGTTAGAGAAGGCATACCTCTTGTAAAAATCAAGGAACTAAAAGATAAAAGAATTAATATAAATCATTGTGATTATTTACCTACAGATTTCATCGTTAATGAAAAATTTAAAGTTAATAAAGGAGATGTTTTAATTGCTTTAACAGGCTCTCATATAACATTACCCTCATCTGCTGTAGGAAGAGTTTGTAAAAGTTTAATAGACAAAACGCTATTTTTAAATCAACGAGTAGGCAGATTTGTTGCATTTGAAGATAAATGTGATTTAAATTTTTTGTATTTCTTTTTAACTTCAGAAGATTTTTTTAATAATGTAGGATTGTTAGCAACGGGAGCTGCTAATCAAGCTAATATTAGTGGTGAAGATGTAAAAACTATTTCTATTAATCTTCCACCACTTGAAACCCAGCGCAAAATTGCTAACATTTTATCAGGTTATGATGATTTGATAGAGAACAACCAAAAGCGTATAAAAATTTTGGAAGAAATGGCACAACAAACCTACGAAGAATGGTTTGTGCGGATGCGTTTTCCGGGTTATGAAACTGCGATTTTTGATGAGAATGGTTTGCCGAAGGATTGGAAGACAATGAAGTTAGGGGAATTTTTGGATTTTAAAAAAGGGAAAAAAATTGAAGAGTTTTTGGAAGTAAACGAACAAGGAACTGAAAAGGTTCTATTGTTAGATTCAATAGAATCAGGAAATTTCAAATACACAAAAATTGGAAAGCACGAATTAGTCAAGAGAGGCGACATTTTAATGTTAATGGACGGCGCTAGAAGCTCATATGTATTTCAAGCTGATAATGGAATTATAGGATCCACATTAGCAAAAATAGAAACTAAAAAAATTCCTGCTAGTTTTATGTTCTTTTATTTTCAAAATAATTTAGAATGGCTGCAAATCAATAACACGGGAGCTGCTATTCCTCACGCTAATCCGAAGTTTATAAAATCTATAAATTTTAAATTACCCAATGAAAAACT
It includes:
- a CDS encoding SIR2 family NAD-dependent protein deacylase; the encoded protein is MKKYKYIEYFPKPFLKDLVSNRCLPIIGAGFSKNAEIPKNKKMLDWDELGKAIAQDIQDYKYTNAIDAISAYCHEYSRTNLVEKLTELLLLNSVKPGKTHKAFCELQFDIVCTTNFEFLLEQGYGLIPKYCRPIIDEDQLSISNLSDGITILKLHGDLHHPTKLVVTEEDYDSFLSKNRMLATYLANLLITRTPLFIGYSLDDIDFRQIWQVIKDRLGNLRRQAYVLKIDCSPHEKARFERRGVKVINIKGNPSDYPKILEDVFLELKDYWNEEVLKLPTVSEEATLAELALPDDTNNRLCFFSIPIKLLPFYKKYIFPIAAAKGLVPISADDVISIGDNWIAKVSALINKAEFIVLDLATQNTMFELGLVLSQSKHTNRLLLIRSENSPIPADIQNLLYLSRPENPYEAIDELSERIEHWFRDVVAPLKTTYDEEPNRLLKKKEYRAAVISAMTLLEVYMRQRVELIKNIPSKTSAPYAIYIAAKEFNIITQEEFIKIKMWSETRNRLVHTKAIVNANDAKRIVTGVYELIEQQ
- a CDS encoding type I restriction-modification system subunit M; protein product: MTQKSIKQLEIELWEAADELRANSKLTAAEYKDPLLGLILLRFAENKYEEAKEHLAESLPINPRTQQRREATKDDFAQAGAMQLPEKAQYSYLASLPESEDLAEAINTAMKLIETEYEDLAGILPKNYQELTPEDDSDNNLLANLIRIFNSDSVRNARGDVFGRVYEYFLMKLSMMGAGAQEGGEFFTPPSLVQLIVNFIQPDHGIIHDPACGSGGMFVQTAHFIKDTQNKSVNQAVTVYGTEYKSNNTRLAKMNLAIHGIEGKIANNNSFYSDPHELIGKCDFLMANPPFNVDKVDAKNKFLAEDKRLPFGAPLTGKGTIGNANYLWIQYFMSYLNPTGRAGFVMASSATDAGNAEKRIREELIKTGNVDCIVSVSNNFFYTRSLPCHLWFFDKGKPKANKDKILMIDARNVYRKVSTTINDFSEEQLEGLTAIMALYRGEKPKVAKDNAWFNEYFPDGTYRDVEGLCKVVDLEEVAEQDYSLTPGRYVGVNIDIDMDFDYKTRMQELHSELAELNTEANQLMNQIQTFKL
- a CDS encoding restriction endonuclease subunit S, with the protein product MMEGWKEVKLGEICNVINGFAFKSKDFVREGIPLVKIKELKDKRININHCDYLPTDFIVNEKFKVNKGDVLIALTGSHITLPSSAVGRVCKSLIDKTLFLNQRVGRFVAFEDKCDLNFLYFFLTSEDFFNNVGLLATGAANQANISGEDVKTISINLPPLETQRKIANILSGYDDLIENNQKRIKILEEMAQQTYEEWFVRMRFPGYETAIFDENGLPKDWKTMKLGEFLDFKKGKKIEEFLEVNEQGTEKVLLLDSIESGNFKYTKIGKHELVKRGDILMLMDGARSSYVFQADNGIIGSTLAKIETKKIPASFMFFYFQNNLEWLQINNTGAAIPHANPKFIKSINFKLPNEKLFVDWQSFTEPILNNIWNLKDQNQSLREARDILLPRLMMGMIDVSESSEQVGSVESKPSDAKVIPLEQPKKEASKEFKEAVLIACLTERFGSEKFPLGRKRYTKLSYLFHRYSDNKIQDYLRKAAGPYNPKTKYGGPEKIALNNKYIQNWKSNNKMTGFVSAEKIEDAKTYFSNYWQISDLDWLTKEFKFKSNDELELLATVDNSLVELSKKNLEFTSANVLDIIKSEKEWEAKLERTIFSDSNVERAIGFLRGVLEYNQSLENGRINI